The genomic window AGATTTAAACTGGTTTTTAAGGTGCTTTCAGACGAGCCTCTCACTTTGAGCAAGTGTTGGTGGAGCCGCCGCTCCAGACTCAGTGGCACCGTCAcaggagtaaacacacacaagaaatcAACTCAACtcgagagaggaaaaggagacaTGTTAAAACCGGTCAGGCTTCGACTCTCAGAGCTGACGTCGCCTCCCACTGAAGCCTGCGGGATGACCAGAAGATTTTAGTTGTTGAAAACATCTGATGCAGAAATCAAATGTGTAAGAAGTTAAATCATgcctttgctttgtttttggcCTCCATGGTCCCACTCCCTCCAGTTGTTATCAGCTCATTAGGTTTCTCCCTCTGCCCGCCTGCAGCCCGCCCCCgcaacaaaaacacttctgCAGCATCTttgtataaaaacacacaaaagtgGAGGAAGCAGCTCGTCAAGACTCTCTTTccgtctctcactctctctctctttctcacgGTTTAGGGAAACCGCTCTGTTGTACTGCGACTCGGGGGTTGTTGTTCTCACGTGAGGCACTTTATGTTTGAGGGTTCGCGGCGAGGTCAGACACAAATAGACTCTGCAGCCCGTGGCGCTTAATCCAGTGTGAGACAGTTCATAACAGCAAACAGGCGTGGGCTCGCTGCAAGGCTTTGTCAGGATTCAAATTTTGTCACCTTTCAACCTGGCACCGGTCTGAATTAAAGACAGTCAGATTAAtgtaaaagctgcagcagcacaaggttaaagacacagagagaaagtcatGTTGAAAGAAACAAATAACCCTGTGAGTGAGCTGATTCTTCTCACGTCAGATCAGACtctgaaaaataatttcctcTCCGCTGTGAGGTTAGAAAAACCCTCGTACAACCACAGCAGTGATCAGATCAGCGTTCTCCCTCCTTATGTTTTGAACTGTCTTTCATGCAGCTGCatcaatgaataaatgaatatcCAGAAAAAGGCAAAAGCGAGTCAGACACAGTCGGACAGGAGCTGAATTCTCTCTGTTCACAGGAGAAGCAGGAGTGAACGTCCCCTCGTGGTCACAAGGATCATTAATTAAAGCTTCAGCAGCGAAATATCTTTTAAAATCCGTCGCTGATGTAGCCTGTGAGAGAACAGAAAACGTCTTTGTTCgtattattttacttttcaactCACCACTGTTTCCCGGCAGCAGTTCACTTCCTCTCACGCACCAGGAGGCAAATATCACACGAGCACTGGCTCTGTGTGCAGATGTCCTTCCATGTCCAAGAAAAGCCACAAGGAACATTTCTTTTAAGAgtctgaacaacaacaacaacaaaaaggcaTCACCTCATTATCTTGATGAAGGCAGTAATTGTGTCTGAGAAGGTTATAGTTTTTCtgatctgtgtttctgtttgtggtCTCTCAGGAGAGATGCCCCAGCGGCTGCTCAGGGACTCAGTGAAGGACGCATCGGGAAAAGCCAAAGAAGCAGCCAAGAACCTGGCCTCAGCTGCTAGCGCCCCACAGAAACCCCAGCAGTACATCTGACAGGATGAACTGCGCAGGTGACATGAACTCAACACGCTGCCTTTTTTACTTCTCGATCACCTCAGCTACGCTGAAGTTCGGCCGggcactttttgttttgtccccGGGGAACCTGATAAGCTCCgttctcttttatttcctcctctctgctctcagctgtCATCTTCTCCGTTTCTCTCTCTTAGCTTTTATTAAATCTCAGGTCTTGTCAGGTGCTGAGCCTTTTTATTAAAACCTGCTGCCTTCGTTTAAACTCTCAGAACAGCAGCACCTTTTAATGCTGCGTCAGTGAAAATGCTAAGTTTGGCCGACGTGTCCCGGCCacttatttaatattttacagcGGAAAACTATTgaataattatatattaatagtcagtatatataaatataattctGTTTTGCAGGACATGCACAATGTTCATATTCTTCATACAGCTGAACACTTTATCATTAATCACTCCTCAGCAATTCAAGTAACATATTATCATGTGTTAGGTTTTGGTCCAGCCTAAAGTTCACATTAGACCAAATCATAATACTGTGACTGCATAGTTTTCATTTGGACTAAGATGATAATTTAttggttcagtgtgtgtgtagtggttaTTTAACAGTTCACCATTCTGTGTAATTCTTTATGATTTCTTCCTTAGTTGACATTTTCTGGGTTTGTAACTGTAGTAAAACGTTCAAAGACAGAGCTCAGTATGTGTTACTAGTTGGCACCTATTCTGCAATATTGCGCACATTAATGGAAAGTTTATTGTAAATGCTGCTGGTTAGTCACTGCCAGCTCAGCCTGTACCAGAGGACAGATAATCACCAGATACCAAATTGACTCATatcaaaaaagacagaatgagcGGTTTTCTCATCCTCATGCTCATATTCATCATATATTTTAATCAGCCTTTAACTGTATGACTGTGTCACTGCACCGTGCATTAGTGAGAATAGATTATTTCAGTCCACTTGTTGATACAAAGCTGAAGCTGATGATTAGTTAGTTATCGTGTACATTTCAACCATTGCATTCCCTTTGAGATGGATGTGACTGGATTTCTCTGCTGCAAGACTTGAATTATGGTTCAGAAATAATTCATGTTATGTATTTTGAAGGATTAAGTAGCATTAAGGAatgtttgtaatttattttagcCAGGtagtaaaacaaataaaacagaatttagtGGACTTACAGTTGAAGGTGTTTTACATCTAAAAACGTTTTCAACCAAATTCTGCATTTTTAAGTTCATTGTTTATTGTcttgtggttttttttctttgtcaaattgagctttaataaaaaaatttaaaaaaaaaaaaaaaaactcctgttTTAATTTGGcctctttgttgttttcctcgGTTCAGTTTTCTTTGGCAGAACAGCGACATAAGATGAACTCTGACCTTTAAAAAGTAGTTAATATTCCAGACGACAGATCTCAGTTTCACAGCTGCACAAACCGAACAGGAAGCCCCACAACATTTGAACATATTTATCTGCGTATTCCcgctgctttgtttttttggcagTTGATGGTTGTCACAGTGCTCAGTCCCCCCCTCCGTCCCCCGCCCAGTCAGCAGCGAATCAGAAATCTTTTCAAAGGCAATAACGAGGCCGGGGCAGCTTTatgtataaaacattttaattatattaCAATGAGAGAATACACAATACCTTCAAGTGTTTGCTAAATGTAGCCAGCACCAGGTACTCGTGTACacgcgctcacacacacaaaacaaaaacaaaaaaaaaaggaacttaTATAACATCTTCTGAATGCATATTACACATCCGCTAAAAAGGAACATATTCACAGGTCTCTGGCACAGAACTCTCCCTACTCTGCACAGTATGTCAGCCCAAcaatcccccccaccccacccttacccccaaccccaaccccaccATCCTCCTCTCAACTAAATCCCAGCCAGCTCTCCCTTCCTCTACAGCGGGAACAAAAGATGAACCATAATGTCGGGTGTGACATGGGAGAGTCGCCCACAACGACATAAAGATGCAACATAAGAAGAAAAGGCTGGGGGGGGCTACAGAAAGCGGAGAAGCCAACCTAAAAAGCCTACAAGTAGTTAAAGCTATTCTGCTGGAATTACATAAACTCTTTACTAATCATTCAGCATGGAAGGTTTAAAAGTGACTATTTATTTGGCAGGAATAATATCTCAATGTAAATTACTGTGTGGGTTCTGTCAGCACTGTTACTCAGCAGGCTCCAGTGATGGGGAGGTGCACAAACTTTTCTGCTTTGACCTTGCTGTCTTTTCAGACTGCCCCTAGTCTGTGCTTCACTCTGATTtcaaaccccccacccccgcccgCCCGCTGACTGTCGTGCTCTCAGAAAACCCAACACACTGAAGGAAATCTCTGTGCAACAGCAACATGAAAGCAAATATCAAACCTTGTCTGCACTTGCTCTGAAGTCAACAGTTGTTCAAACCGGGCCTCGTCTCTCTGATGACTCTTAAATTACTCTTTGATCTTAACAGGAATCAACGAAGAGCCCCTTCAACTTCTTGGCATAAATGtttacctttttctttctttccttttttttttttccccaacgAGAAAGGAAGCAGTAACATCCTCCGGTTGCCTCCGAGGGATTAAAAATAAGAGCAACTGTGACTGATTTAACAGTCGTTGTTAATTGGTACAAtctctgcttctttttatttaagaaaataactttttccAAGGCACATCATTAAAAGAATTTCCATAAACACTGCCATCCGTCCAGCATTCAAACTAAATGTTACCACGTTCAGTCCGCTGCTCAGAGACCACCTGCGGTCTCTGCGTGTGCTATGTACACTTGTCAATGATGCCACTGAAAAATTATAATCTCATACCTGGCCCTCGGCTCATCCCATTCACTCTGTCTTTACCTGTCGCGTTTCTAACTGGGAGGTTCTGTGCAAGAGAATCATCTTATGCCATTAATATGGTTTACTCAGTTGTTCATTTGAccaacaaactgaaaaaggacATTTTTGCTACAAACAGTCATGTACAAATCCTCTGACATGAATGTAAACTCTcgatgacaaaaagaaaaggaaaaaaaacagctttttttttttttttaaatcatctctAGTTAATTTTTTTGCCCTCCTGCAGTGTATGGAGAGAGTGCAGATAGGAGGTaaaattcatcaaaacaaagagttggtcacaaaaaaaaaaaaaatgcaccacaGAGTCAAAAGCAAAACCACCTGCTTGTCTTTAAAAACCCTGCCCGCCCACCCTCCCCTCAGAAAGCACAAGATGGTAATATTGCTGTGTCTCAAGAGGTCCCCTGATCAACGTGGGTAACACTATTTTTGGGATGGACCACCGGGAGCGCGGAGGATAACACCTTAAGCTGCCATCGATTGGATTATTCTTTTATCGCTCCTCTCCCAGTGACTCccactgaacaaacacatagtcaacaaacaataaatgtaaaatgacaaaaaaaaaaaaaagataaaacacgCTTCAAGCCCAAAAGTTTTAAACCCCGTTGGTGACCATTCGGGGTGACTGGAAGCTGCCATGGGAGtttaccagtgtgtgtgtatgtgtgtgtgtgtgtgtgtgtgtgtgtgtgtgtgtgtgtgtgtggttttttttttgtaatgtttccGTGACAGAGGTGGCACTGGCAGATGGGTGGGCATCAAGAGGGTGGGGAGTGCCTGGACAGGGTGTAGTACAACAGCGGTTTCTCAGTAGAGACCGAAGGGGgcgtttctgtttttttcttttctttattcataATGAGGTCCTCTCTTCACGTGCCCCTCGCTGATGGAAGTGTTTTGGCATGGCGAGGGGCTGAAGTCACCGCTTTCAGCCCCgccagaggagaggaagaagatgacgacaaggaaaggggggggggggggcatctgTGACCTGAGCAGGGACTGCAGGTTAGGGGGAGGCGGGAGGAAtaggatgaggaggaggaggaggaggaagaggagaagggaggTCGAAGGCTCACCAAGGCACAGAATGACAGCAGGAGAGTCACCCGAGGGACGGGGCCAGTGTATCAGCTCCCCCGCCCCCACTCTCCCTTCAACAAGCCTggcctcctgtctgtctgtctctctctcacacatagatttatatatatatatatatatagatagatatactcactcttttttgtcttttcattacAAGAGAACATTTAGgaaaatataatacaaaatttAATACAAGAAATATAGACTACACTGGCTAGTATCACTTTTAGTGACAAGTAGCTTCTTTTGTAtgcaagtttttttgttttgagtcttttgtagtttttttttttttttttttggtcagacCTGCCATGGTGGATCGGCCCTTTATGTTTTTGAAGTGCCAGGACGCCAAGCTCTAAAGACTGCCACAGACTGAGGCCTAATGATTATTAAAATGGTCAGAGAGCAACAGAAGCGCCTCCTCCGTCAATAGTGACTATTGTGCATAAGTTATAGACAAGTTAGAGAAGAATTTCATCTACATTGGTCTTCAGCAGTACCCAGAAGCTCCAGAAACAGGTAACACttagcagagagaggaaagtaaGTCTTGTTATAGAAATTAAAAGTTCAACTGAATGTGGTTAGTTTTCTAAAGTTAGCTAAAATCAGCCTCTACAGAGAACAAATCATTAGAGCtggcccttttttttttcttttccaaattTACAGCTTTGACTTGTTAATTggatcaacaacaacataacaaaacaaaaatccagacacacataaacactgcttgaaaaagtgacagagcTGTGGAGAAATTCAAATTCTGGTTCGATGGCTTTGGGGAAAAGAGAAGGATCCAttagtgaaaaagaaaaaggaggactGCCCCTTCTTCTGCAGGTCCACTCTCTGTAATCGCCCGCTTACCATCTACAGGGTAAAAgggtaaaggaaaaaaagtctCCCGAAACACCTCATGGTCCACCAGAGTCATTTTAACACTCCGAGGAAGCACCCGCCTCTTGTATTAATTGCTACATCAATTAGCTACTGAGACACAAGATTTCCATCAGTCTTTCAGGAATAGAGTTTTAGTTTTGAGGCgactcctttttttttgtttgtttgtttgttgtgacaTAGTAGTCCATCCACACCATAGGGTGGTATAGTGTAGTGGTCAGTAGTGTGGAGTAGTGGTTAGGTGACCCAACCAGAGGGAGACATGAAGGTTTGGACAGTAACTGTACATCTATTTACattctttcttctctgctgcagctctgtcactttctcagtttgtctttggcCACAAATCGGCCTTATTTGGTGATAAAGATGTCATTCTGTACAAAAGTAGCTACTGAATAGGTCCTGTTTTTTGGTGACGCAGTTGCACAAGCGCAGCAATACACTGGCAGCATGCTGTAGAAATTAAAGGAATGATTccacattttgagaaatacacttattttctttcttgttgacaagtagatgagaagattgatgccacgCTCTTGTCTGTGCATTAAGTATGAATctgcagctagttagcttagcttagcataaagactggaaaccgGGGGAAATAGCTAGCCTGAAATCCACCTACATGCACCGCCAAATCTCACTTCATATCTCTGTTTTTCAGGGGGGTCATGTGCCTGACTAACAGCAACTTAAGCAGTTTTAAACTTGAGTTCATGtatacattaaacaaacaagatgtaacaTGCTGTTTAGTGAGCTTTGCTCTGCGGCTAGCAGATTTTTAGCTTTGaacaagctagctgtttcccctcatttccagtcttcatgctaagctaagctaactggctgtttTCTCCAGCTCCATATTGAACAGATGAAAATGACAGTGccatcaatcttctcatctaactctcagaaagaaaaaaaagaaacaagttcCCCAAAAcgtcaaactgttcctttaaactTCAATTTCTCAGCAGTCGAACATTTCAAGGAACGAGGAGGAAATCTGCAACAGCTACTCCTGTAAATCTTATTGTGTAAAAGGAAGATTCTGTGTGATGAAAAAATTACTTTCGAGGTCCCAGTGTTGCATATATTGCAGAACAGGCAGAAGTGCTCTACCTTTAACATCACAGACTGAATGCAGAGCTTTGCCTGTGAATTATTGCCACATGAAGATGACACGAAGcttatatttcatttctgacCTCTCTTAAACTCCCTTGCTTGGTTTTCCTCtcctgcacgcacacacacacgtacactcacacacacaaaatcctgaTTAACAAGTCAGAGCTGTCCACCACACCACAGAAGTCCCcaataaaaaccacaaactcTGCTTTGCGCTCTCCGAGCCTGCGGCAACACTGTGGTAGGGGTTGTGAGGGCAGTGGGAGGGCAGGGCGTGTCAGGAGGGGCAGGGTCAGGCAGGACACAGTAGGGTGAGGTAGGGTCAGTGGTCGAGGGAAAGCGGGTGGGGGGGCATACAGGAAGGCTTGAGTGGCATTTCAGCCCCATGTGCTTCCTGGAGAACCCGGGGCCAGGAAAGGAGGAACAGGTTCAGGGTGTCAGGGTGTACCGCCATTGTGGACTGGTCTGATGTAGGTAGTGGGCGGCGTTGGCAATTGCAGGGAAGGTGGGGTGAGGGGTGAGGAGAAGCACGGGTGAGGAAGCCGGTGGGGAGACGGATGGTCGCGCGGTGTCTAACAGTGGTGCGGCTGCAGTCTGTGGGAATGTGTGGCTGTGTAGCTGGTGTCGCTGGAGCTGCTCTGGAGGCTGTAGTGGTCCTCCTCCTCGCCGTCGCTGATGCTGTCCACACTGTCCGCCTCAACGGGGGTGAACTCTGTGCCCTCGATGTCCACCTCtgcacacaaaaagaaaatacacatgGTTATTTTCAGCactgtttaaaaacagcacaagaGAGAGGAAACTGTTTATTTCCACCCAACCGTGGGCATATTTATTAGGGGGCCTGCTGCGCCTGTGGATTAAACCCGGATTTAGGCAGCCATTAACTCTGGGCAAACAGGCAGATCTTTGTGCTCCCACAGCTAATCCCCATCCATTGATAAacaactgcatgtgtgtttacctcATCTAGGATTAGTAAACATACAGTGCAACAGTCAGAGGAGCCTGTGACGCTAGCGAGCAGCAGATGCACCTTAAAGCTCAGGTTACGTTCGAAAAGAATCAGATAGTACAACGTGTGGTCTGAGAACGTCCAAAGACAAAAGTGTTAATCGCCGTTCTTTGCGGCCACACGTGAAGGTTGGGGTGACACACAGCTGGCCAGTCGCAGCAGAAGTCTCATGGTGGGGTTTCAGGATAATGGTATTCAAACAGAGTCAACAATAGTggacagaaaagaaacagattaCTGTTTGTACTTATATAATTTCTGCAGATGAGACAGACAAAGTTGTTGAGCTTTATGGACCACACTAACAACGAGTCCCCCAGTGTCAGTAGCTGAAGAGGAGAGCTAGACTTCTTTATCTGCAGTCAGAGGTATTAACCTTTAACCTGCCCTGCAAACAAGGCCGGGGCTAATAATCGTGTGGCTTTTCACTTGGATAACAGCTCAGAGTTTATCAGAGGACAACGAGAGGACTGCAAGCAGCCAAACAGCCCTGGCTGAGCTGTGTTGAGAAGTTATTTGCAAACAGATACAGCTTCAGGGTATGCAGTGTACGTGTCAAGACCAGTCTGAGTTGAGCTGTCGTTAACGATTTGCATCAAATGTGGGGGTGATCtccattttatttacattactgTCTCAGTTCTGCTGTCTTTATGCCGCTGCAGAGGCATGCACGTCTGCATGTATGGATGTGCTTGTCATATTGCAGTTTAACGACCACGTTTACTGTTTAAAGCCGGCGCACCTTGCTCAGAGTCGGTGGAGATGGTGGAGCCCATGCTGTCAGTGCGGATGCGCTCCACAGATCCCGACACAGAGAGCTGCTCCAGACGGCGTTTGAGGTAGCGgtgctctctctgcagctgctccttcaCATTTAAAGCCTTCCTgtcctgctcctccagcttctgcagggaacacaaacacaacaggaaacaatgaTCATGTTCACTTGACCCAGACACCTCCATCTGCAACTGTATACCTGTATACTGTGtgattattattcatatttaatcatttctttcagggttttttttcattCTCCGGTGATACATTTTGTTTGGCCTGGCACTAGGGAACACAAATGTGCTtcataaaaatatctttttcaCTAAATAAACTCTTTGATTTACAGTAAAAggcaataaaaaaacaagtagGGCATGTAACAGAAGTAGTAAACCATGTACTTCCTACTGTGATTACCATGTTGTTTTATAATTAGTGTTACTGTTCTCGCTCTTTGCTGGGATATAGATTCATATTATATAATACAGATGGTTTTACTGATGTTATCATATAAATGTCAAAGCCCGTGAAACcagttttgttttctatcaTCTCCTCCCACTCAGACCTCTGCCAAAGCTGCAAAAGAGTGTAattgaacaacaacaaaatttcTATATGTAATGGGGAAGTGGGCAAGTGTCAGTGTGAGGTTTGCAGGttagaaagtaaaaataaatgtaaactcTTGTCAAAGTTTGACTCAATGTGGGATTAgatttttcacttattttgcATATGAAAGTTTTCAGTGGTGAATCAAAGCGAAGTCAAACACACGTGGCCCCTTGTGATACGAGAAGGCACAACACGGTGACGAGAATTAGCGCAGATCGACTGAGCAGAGAGGACATGCATGataaacaggaaatgaagggTTAAAACTCGCTATGTCTGGATTTTCCACCAACCACACTGTTGCTGCTTGTAAACAGCCAGATCAGTACAGCGTGTCCTGAGCTGTACTTAGATTTACAGCTCATCCTCCTCGTGGCAAGGTTTAGAATCAAATATCCTGCAAGACCTGATGTTTTAACTTTCATAAGGCCTCCTCTGTCACTGGACCTG from Lates calcarifer isolate ASB-BC8 linkage group LG5, TLL_Latcal_v3, whole genome shotgun sequence includes these protein-coding regions:
- the mxd4 gene encoding max dimerization protein 4 yields the protein MELNSLLILLEAAEYLERRDREAEHGYASVLPYSSDFSRKKTKASPISRKTQNNRSSHNELEKHRRAKLRLYLEQLKKLVPLGPDSTRHTTLSLLKRAKMHIKKLEEQDRKALNVKEQLQREHRYLKRRLEQLSVSGSVERIRTDSMGSTISTDSEQEVDIEGTEFTPVEADSVDSISDGEEEDHYSLQSSSSDTSYTATHSHRLQPHHC